A genome region from Nocardia sp. NBC_01730 includes the following:
- a CDS encoding SDR family NAD(P)-dependent oxidoreductase: MGTRFAEQVVLVTGASSGVGKAVAMRVASEGAAVVLGARGKDAGEQVAADIRASGGRALFVPTDVTVEQDVARLTQAALSEYGRLDAAFNNAGAVHAFGPIEAIEEPGWRADLELNLTSVYYGLRHQVPALVASGGGAILNNASNLGVVGMGSVAPYVAAKHGVVGLTRAVALEAADKGIRVNALVSGAVDTPAFRNSMGATPEGVATIAALHPLGRISTPEEIASFCAYLLSREASFVTGAALAVDGGFTAR; encoded by the coding sequence ATGGGAACACGATTCGCCGAGCAGGTCGTCCTGGTCACCGGCGCCAGCTCGGGAGTGGGCAAGGCGGTGGCGATGCGGGTCGCGAGCGAAGGCGCCGCGGTCGTGCTCGGCGCGCGTGGCAAGGACGCGGGCGAACAGGTGGCCGCCGACATCCGCGCGTCCGGTGGCCGGGCGCTATTCGTGCCGACCGATGTCACGGTGGAGCAGGACGTGGCGCGTCTGACCCAGGCGGCGCTGTCCGAGTACGGCCGTCTGGACGCGGCATTCAACAATGCGGGCGCAGTGCACGCGTTCGGGCCGATCGAAGCGATCGAGGAGCCGGGCTGGCGCGCCGACTTGGAGCTCAACCTCACCAGTGTGTACTACGGCCTGCGGCACCAGGTTCCCGCGCTGGTCGCCTCAGGCGGCGGGGCAATCCTGAACAACGCCTCGAATCTCGGTGTGGTCGGAATGGGCTCGGTGGCGCCGTATGTGGCGGCCAAGCACGGCGTGGTCGGGTTGACCAGGGCGGTGGCGTTGGAGGCTGCCGACAAGGGTATTCGGGTCAACGCACTGGTGTCCGGGGCGGTAGACACACCGGCGTTCCGGAACTCGATGGGTGCGACGCCCGAGGGTGTGGCGACCATCGCGGCGCTGCACCCGCTGGGCCGGATCAGCACGCCGGAGGAGATCGCGTCGTTCTGCGCGTACCTGCTCAGCCGCGAGGCGAGCTTCGTCACCGGTGCGGCGCTGGCCGTCGACGGCGGGTTCACCGCGCGCTGA
- a CDS encoding Hsp70 family protein, producing MNSVTASVTGEHTRPVVRSRRTAVTFDSTGGLRIGGISQFAMAVQNFADLSRDPDPVIVGGRIWSPANLVAAVVNELRAAEPGACASGVIATYPASYSDKQVALLRQALDLSGGGDVLLVPEPVAAAEWLEHEQGPLKSSFVLVYDLGGTSLDVTVVRVGPDWDNHPMIGKPVRSYDFGGRPLGSMIARYAPNATSRSAGVSMTSIVDIDGLRTAHVQDSLEVVRACVREAGITMSDIGRVLLVGGASRPAEVACTLAELGRPVVISADPGQTVAAGAALMAARTMALGASGGRAVAPRVAVLSSAAVVSAVAMSAVTVFGGPTVPDLSPMLDRLPDIDAPTDAMLYDARGEAAEAWSWMAGPVRWNSGQVMPSFVSPRASAYSRFIKPAPRSTTYGPSAPDSPGGSHREPRTCCGPEGSRGGTYSNPAYFVNPLPFGPFVHRIPEVPDQPPVPAQPPVPAQPPVPAQPPVPAQPPVPAQPPVPAQPPVPGRPPVPAQPPVPAQPPVPAQPPVPGRPPVPARPPASGTETPPAPSVGVPVPAPGATAPAPQPGSRPQVPNPGSTPTVPGATTPGHSTDAPSPGGVSGTPASGTDGGNQGGSSGTTSPGDSSSGGASTGGASSETSDGTSTGGTSSGNGTPGSTTSGGFSTGGSSSDSSTGGPAGASSGNSTGGTSTGGSTSGGSSGRPSSGGASSAGNLPGGSSSGGAAGRPGLGGGSTSGGASSGGSTSGGGTGRPSSGGASSAGNLPGGSSSGGAAGRPGLGGGSTSGGASSGGSTSGGSSGRPSSGGASSAGNSPGGSFSGGVGGAGGGGARGR from the coding sequence GTGAACTCCGTGACGGCTTCGGTCACCGGAGAGCACACTCGTCCCGTGGTGCGTTCGCGGCGCACTGCGGTGACATTCGACAGCACAGGTGGGCTCCGTATCGGCGGAATTTCCCAGTTCGCCATGGCGGTGCAGAATTTCGCCGATCTGAGCCGCGACCCGGATCCCGTGATCGTCGGGGGCCGTATCTGGTCGCCCGCCAACCTCGTTGCCGCGGTGGTGAACGAACTGCGCGCGGCCGAGCCCGGCGCATGCGCGTCCGGTGTCATAGCGACCTATCCGGCAAGCTATTCCGACAAGCAGGTCGCGCTGCTGCGCCAGGCACTGGACCTATCCGGGGGAGGTGATGTGCTGCTGGTTCCCGAACCGGTGGCGGCGGCCGAATGGTTGGAACACGAGCAGGGCCCGCTGAAGTCGAGCTTCGTCCTGGTCTACGACCTCGGCGGCACCAGCCTCGACGTGACCGTCGTGCGCGTCGGCCCGGATTGGGACAACCATCCGATGATCGGAAAGCCGGTACGCTCCTACGATTTCGGCGGCAGGCCGCTGGGGTCGATGATCGCGCGGTACGCCCCGAACGCCACGTCCCGGTCCGCGGGCGTGTCGATGACGTCGATCGTCGACATCGACGGGCTGCGCACCGCACATGTGCAGGACTCGCTCGAGGTGGTTCGTGCCTGCGTCCGGGAGGCAGGGATCACGATGTCCGACATCGGTCGTGTCCTCCTGGTCGGTGGCGCGTCCCGGCCCGCCGAAGTGGCGTGCACGCTCGCCGAACTCGGCCGCCCCGTGGTGATTTCGGCTGACCCCGGGCAGACTGTCGCAGCAGGCGCCGCCCTCATGGCGGCGCGGACCATGGCACTCGGCGCGTCCGGCGGTCGGGCCGTCGCGCCGCGCGTGGCCGTGTTATCCAGCGCCGCTGTGGTTTCCGCGGTCGCCATGTCGGCAGTCACCGTCTTCGGCGGTCCCACGGTTCCCGACCTGTCGCCGATGCTCGACCGCCTACCGGATATCGACGCGCCGACCGACGCCATGTTGTACGACGCGCGAGGCGAGGCCGCCGAGGCATGGTCCTGGATGGCCGGCCCCGTGCGATGGAACTCAGGGCAGGTGATGCCCTCGTTCGTTTCGCCGCGAGCCTCCGCGTACAGCCGGTTCATCAAGCCGGCGCCCCGCAGCACGACGTATGGCCCTTCGGCGCCCGACTCTCCGGGCGGCTCGCATCGCGAACCTCGAACCTGCTGCGGCCCGGAGGGATCCCGAGGCGGGACGTATTCGAACCCGGCCTATTTCGTAAACCCACTGCCGTTCGGTCCGTTCGTCCACCGCATTCCTGAAGTCCCCGATCAGCCGCCGGTGCCTGCTCAGCCGCCGGTGCCTGCTCAGCCGCCGGTGCCTGCTCAGCCGCCGGTGCCTGCTCAGCCGCCGGTGCCTGCTCAGCCGCCGGTGCCCGCTCAGCCTCCCGTGCCCGGTCGGCCGCCGGTACCTGCTCAGCCGCCGGTGCCTGCTCAGCCGCCGGTGCCCGCTCAGCCTCCCGTGCCCGGTCGGCCGCCGGTACCTGCTCGGCCGCCCGCGTCGGGTACCGAGACGCCGCCCGCACCGTCTGTAGGGGTGCCGGTCCCGGCACCGGGCGCGACCGCACCCGCGCCCCAGCCAGGTTCGAGACCTCAGGTCCCGAATCCCGGGTCCACCCCGACCGTCCCCGGCGCGACAACGCCGGGTCATTCGACCGACGCTCCATCCCCCGGGGGTGTGTCCGGCACTCCGGCATCCGGAACGGATGGTGGAAACCAGGGCGGCTCCTCCGGCACGACCTCACCGGGCGACTCCTCCTCCGGCGGCGCTTCAACCGGTGGCGCGTCGTCGGAAACGTCTGATGGAACCTCAACCGGTGGAACATCTTCGGGCAACGGCACCCCCGGCAGTACCACCTCCGGAGGTTTCTCGACAGGTGGTTCCTCCTCGGACAGTTCTACTGGTGGTCCCGCGGGTGCGTCGTCGGGTAATTCCACAGGAGGAACGTCGACCGGTGGCTCCACGTCGGGTGGTAGTTCTGGGCGTCCGTCTTCCGGTGGTGCGTCTTCGGCCGGAAACTTGCCGGGCGGTTCGTCTTCCGGTGGTGCGGCGGGGCGTCCTGGTTTGGGCGGGGGGTCGACCTCCGGCGGTGCGTCGTCCGGTGGGTCTACGTCGGGTGGTGGTACTGGGCGTCCGTCTTCCGGTGGTGCGTCTTCGGCCGGAAACTTGCCGGGCGGTTCGTCTTCCGGTGGTGCGGCGGGGCGTCCTGGTTTGGGCGGGGGGTCGACCTCCGGCGGTGCGTCGTCCGGTGGGTCTACGTCGGGTGGTAGTTCTGGGCGTCCGTCTTCCGGTGGTGCGTCTTCGGCCGGAAACTCGCCGGGCGGTTCGTTTTCCGGTGGCGTCGGTGGCGCAGGCGGGGGCGGGGCTCGCGGTCGTTAG
- a CDS encoding HAD family hydrolase produces the protein MVSGGPQLIALDVDGTLLDTGTPVSARVIAAVRGAVEAGAHVVVTTGRTLLTTRPVLTELGLYEGHALCSNGAVHIDVAKAEPVAVQAFDPAPAVTALRALFPEMIFAVEKVGIGTWATGISPGEFSIGEYLLVDHHALSSEPTPRLNGWWPAGSLAEMLRALRTLQVPGASWVHGEFGPWLTVARQGVSKGWALERLRMSLGIPHDATLAIGDGYNDREMLRWAAHSVAMANAPAEVQSLADEVTDHVLEDGVATVLERWFHA, from the coding sequence GTGGTATCCGGGGGACCCCAGCTGATCGCGCTGGACGTGGATGGGACGCTGCTGGACACCGGGACACCGGTCAGTGCGCGCGTGATCGCTGCCGTGCGCGGGGCCGTCGAGGCAGGCGCGCATGTCGTGGTGACGACCGGGCGCACCCTGCTGACGACGCGTCCGGTGCTCACCGAACTCGGTTTGTACGAAGGGCACGCGTTGTGCTCGAACGGTGCGGTGCACATCGACGTGGCGAAGGCGGAGCCGGTCGCCGTGCAGGCCTTCGACCCCGCACCGGCCGTCACCGCGCTGCGTGCGCTGTTCCCGGAAATGATCTTCGCCGTGGAGAAGGTCGGCATCGGAACCTGGGCCACCGGTATCAGTCCGGGCGAGTTCTCGATCGGGGAGTACCTGCTCGTCGACCACCACGCGTTGAGCAGCGAACCCACCCCGCGGCTGAACGGCTGGTGGCCGGCCGGTTCGCTGGCGGAGATGCTCCGTGCGCTGCGCACCCTCCAGGTGCCGGGAGCGAGCTGGGTGCACGGTGAGTTCGGCCCGTGGCTGACCGTCGCCCGTCAGGGTGTGTCCAAGGGGTGGGCGCTGGAGCGGCTGCGCATGTCCCTCGGCATTCCGCACGACGCGACCTTGGCTATCGGCGACGGCTACAACGACCGCGAGATGCTCCGTTGGGCAGCGCATTCCGTGGCGATGGCGAATGCCCCCGCAGAAGTGCAGAGCCTTGCCGACGAGGTCACAGACCACGTACTCGAGGACGGCGTCGCGACCGTATTGGAGCGTTGGTTCCATGCCTGA
- a CDS encoding anti-sigma factor: MVIRARAVHGALGADGVTGTANTPDMVHGDDKSMQDRALADSRTRGELSAEGRDELDSTRIMPPLDVLGRAGILPQPDALGHTHILPPLELFRDDDTAPLPARHPWATQVVIGTATAVAVALVTIAGYALVGRAANGDATVATEQVRSAADTVTRKGTVVTEGGSATALVSHSAGKMVVSAVGLPTLDREHGYQLWLIPTAGAPRSAGMMHTAGGRTEQVADLRDDTAFVVITTEPTDGSLQPTTPIAVRIDLA, from the coding sequence ATGGTCATCCGCGCCCGAGCAGTACACGGCGCCTTGGGCGCCGATGGCGTCACCGGCACAGCAAACACCCCGGACATGGTCCATGGGGACGACAAGTCCATGCAGGACCGGGCGCTCGCCGATAGCCGCACACGCGGGGAGTTGTCCGCCGAAGGACGTGACGAGCTGGACTCGACCCGGATCATGCCACCGCTCGACGTACTCGGCCGCGCCGGCATCCTGCCCCAACCCGACGCGCTCGGCCATACGCACATCCTGCCGCCGCTGGAGCTGTTCAGGGACGACGACACCGCACCGCTGCCCGCCCGCCACCCGTGGGCGACGCAAGTCGTGATCGGCACCGCGACGGCGGTGGCGGTCGCGCTCGTGACGATCGCCGGGTACGCGCTGGTCGGTCGGGCCGCGAACGGTGACGCCACAGTCGCAACGGAGCAGGTGCGCAGTGCGGCCGATACCGTCACCCGCAAGGGCACTGTGGTGACCGAGGGCGGCTCGGCAACAGCACTGGTGTCGCACAGTGCGGGCAAGATGGTCGTCTCGGCCGTCGGCCTGCCCACGCTGGACCGCGAACACGGCTACCAGCTGTGGCTGATTCCCACCGCAGGCGCACCGCGATCGGCCGGAATGATGCACACCGCGGGCGGGCGCACCGAGCAGGTGGCCGACCTGCGCGACGACACCGCGTTCGTCGTGATCACCACCGAACCCACCGATGGTTCGCTACAGCCGACCACGCCGATCGCGGTCCGGATCGACCTGGCCTGA
- a CDS encoding VOC family protein — MLRGMATSTFYADDLEAAKDWYTEFLGVEPYFHVPNGYYEFRIGDYQHEFGIVNRAYAPAGARNEPGGAIVNWHVDDLRATVDRLLELGAKEYDPITERGAGTGFVTASVVDPFGNVLGLMTNPHYLEILAETGPA; from the coding sequence ATGCTGCGAGGAATGGCGACGAGCACCTTTTACGCCGACGACCTGGAGGCCGCGAAGGACTGGTACACCGAGTTCCTGGGCGTCGAGCCCTACTTCCATGTTCCCAACGGCTACTACGAGTTCCGCATCGGCGACTACCAACACGAATTCGGCATCGTGAACCGCGCCTACGCGCCGGCGGGTGCGCGCAACGAGCCGGGCGGCGCCATCGTCAACTGGCATGTCGACGATCTGCGGGCAACGGTCGACCGGCTGCTCGAGCTCGGCGCGAAGGAGTATGACCCCATCACCGAGCGCGGCGCAGGCACAGGTTTCGTGACCGCCTCTGTGGTCGACCCGTTCGGCAACGTCCTCGGCCTGATGACGAACCCGCACTACCTCGAGATCCTCGCCGAAACCGGCCCGGCGTAA
- a CDS encoding helix-turn-helix transcriptional regulator: protein MRADRLVAILLMMQTRGRVTAAQVATELETSVATARRDLEALSAAGVPVYPQPGRGGGWTLVGGARTDLSGLTAGEARALFLLAGPSAGAVPEVKSALRKLVRALPQPFRGDAEAAADAIVIDQARWGANDRQLPPVVTLLQRAVVQRTKVRLHYADRAGERSERLVDPWGLVDKDAIWYLVAGTERGQRTFCVDRIAEAIPTDEKSHRPAGFDLSVAWEQVVDEMEQRRATTAATVLVPERLLPVLRDQQGRNCVVDGPTDDGRVQVRITAPTAWMIAQQLAGWGASLEVLGPPDVRVELARLGAELVDRYRPTADGRTSGIC from the coding sequence ATGCGAGCGGACAGATTGGTGGCGATCCTGCTGATGATGCAGACCCGCGGACGGGTGACCGCCGCGCAGGTCGCCACGGAACTCGAGACCTCGGTGGCCACCGCGCGCCGCGATCTCGAGGCGCTGTCGGCGGCCGGTGTGCCGGTGTACCCGCAGCCCGGTCGCGGCGGTGGCTGGACGCTGGTCGGCGGTGCGCGCACCGACCTGAGCGGGTTGACCGCGGGGGAGGCGCGTGCGTTGTTCCTGCTGGCAGGTCCGTCCGCGGGCGCGGTGCCGGAGGTGAAATCAGCGCTGCGCAAACTGGTCCGGGCGCTGCCGCAACCCTTTCGCGGAGACGCGGAGGCGGCGGCCGACGCCATCGTGATCGACCAGGCCCGCTGGGGTGCGAACGACCGGCAGCTGCCGCCGGTCGTGACCTTGCTGCAGCGAGCGGTGGTGCAGCGCACCAAGGTTCGGCTGCACTACGCCGACCGGGCAGGCGAGCGCTCCGAGCGTCTCGTCGACCCATGGGGTCTGGTCGACAAGGACGCCATCTGGTACTTGGTGGCTGGAACCGAGCGTGGGCAGCGGACCTTTTGTGTCGATCGCATCGCAGAGGCGATCCCGACCGACGAAAAGTCGCACCGCCCCGCCGGTTTCGATCTTTCTGTCGCTTGGGAGCAGGTGGTCGACGAGATGGAACAGCGCCGCGCGACCACCGCCGCGACCGTTCTCGTCCCCGAGCGCCTGCTGCCCGTCCTGCGCGACCAGCAGGGCAGGAACTGCGTCGTGGACGGCCCCACCGACGACGGCCGCGTCCAGGTCCGCATCACCGCCCCGACCGCGTGGATGATCGCTCAGCAACTGGCCGGATGGGGCGCTTCGCTCGAAGTCCTCGGTCCGCCCGACGTCCGTGTCGAACTGGCCCGCCTCGGCGCCGAACTGGTCGACCGCTACCGGCCGACCGCTGACGGCCGGACGAGCGGGATATGCTGA